A region from the Streptomyces sp. 3214.6 genome encodes:
- the pcaB gene encoding 3-carboxy-cis,cis-muconate cycloisomerase has translation MTPAHTDGLSEAGLSEAGLLSPGWTGSAAASATGDNAFLRALLDAEAALTRAQETLGLAPEGAGAAVTSAAGTGDFDVRSLAERARGGGNPVIPLVADLTKAVGTRYGPYVHRGATSQDIMDTAMMLVAVRTLGLVLTDLDRSRRALARLAAEHRDTPMPGRTLTQHAVPTTFGLKAAGWRSLVLDARDRVTAVRDTLPAQLGGAAGTLAAFTAYGAQDATALPAVYARELGLRAPQLPWHTLRTPIADLAACLAFTAGALGKVATDVLCLARTEIAEVAEGSGGGSSAMPHKANPVRSTLIAAAARRAPQLAATLQGSLAAEDERPAGAWHAEWEPLRDLLRLAGGAARDAAELTEGLRVNADAMRANLDLTHGLIVSERLSAELSAVLGRARAKELLTELARRAYAEDRPLVELLAEEPDLKDVALDDLTDPARYTGSAGALTDRALERR, from the coding sequence GTGACCCCTGCGCACACCGACGGTCTGTCCGAGGCCGGTCTGTCCGAGGCCGGTCTGCTCTCCCCGGGGTGGACCGGCTCCGCCGCCGCCTCCGCGACCGGTGACAACGCGTTTCTGCGGGCGTTGCTCGACGCGGAGGCCGCGCTGACCCGCGCCCAGGAGACGCTGGGGCTGGCCCCGGAAGGGGCCGGCGCGGCGGTCACCTCGGCGGCCGGCACCGGCGACTTCGATGTGCGGTCCCTCGCCGAGCGGGCCCGAGGCGGCGGGAACCCGGTGATCCCGCTGGTCGCCGATCTGACGAAGGCGGTCGGCACGCGGTACGGCCCGTACGTCCACCGGGGCGCGACCAGCCAGGACATCATGGACACGGCGATGATGCTGGTGGCGGTGCGCACGCTCGGCCTCGTCCTGACCGACCTCGACCGCAGCCGGCGCGCGCTGGCCAGGCTCGCCGCCGAGCACCGGGACACGCCGATGCCGGGCCGGACGCTCACCCAGCACGCCGTACCGACGACGTTCGGTCTGAAGGCGGCCGGCTGGCGGTCGCTGGTGCTCGACGCACGCGACCGCGTGACCGCCGTACGGGACACGCTGCCCGCCCAACTCGGCGGCGCGGCAGGCACCTTGGCGGCCTTCACGGCGTACGGCGCGCAGGACGCGACCGCCCTGCCCGCGGTGTACGCCCGTGAACTCGGGCTGCGGGCACCGCAGTTGCCGTGGCACACCCTGCGGACGCCGATCGCCGACCTCGCCGCCTGTCTGGCCTTCACGGCGGGCGCCCTGGGGAAGGTCGCGACGGACGTCCTCTGCCTCGCCCGCACCGAGATCGCCGAGGTGGCGGAGGGCAGCGGGGGCGGTTCCTCGGCCATGCCGCACAAGGCCAACCCGGTACGGTCCACGCTGATCGCGGCCGCCGCCCGGCGCGCCCCGCAGCTCGCGGCCACGTTGCAGGGGTCTTTGGCGGCGGAGGACGAGCGGCCCGCCGGGGCCTGGCACGCCGAGTGGGAGCCCCTGCGGGATCTGCTGCGGCTGGCCGGCGGGGCCGCCCGGGACGCGGCCGAGCTGACGGAGGGCCTGCGGGTGAACGCGGACGCGATGCGCGCGAACCTCGACCTCACCCACGGGCTGATCGTCTCCGAGCGGCTGTCCGCCGAGCTGTCGGCCGTGCTCGGCCGGGCCCGCGCCAAGGAACTCCTCACGGAACTCGCCCGCCGTGCCTACGCCGAGGATCGTCCCCTGGTCGAACTCCTCGCCGAGGAACCCGACTTGAAGGACGTCGCGCTCGACGACCTCACCGACCCCGCCCGCTATACCGGCTCCGCCGGAGCCCTCACCGACCGCGCCCTGGAGCGACGTTGA
- a CDS encoding MarR family winged helix-turn-helix transcriptional regulator encodes MAALDLTTHPGHLARRLQQAHYLLWNTMVSEDTTSPQFAVLNALVAEPGLDQRTVGERVGLDRSTIAEVISRLGRRGLLDKVRDPRDGRRFLLRLTDDGLRTHRKLAVRTARMNQVFLAPLSAEEQAQFFDVIRRVSDAAEGLRNPAEPVTAQN; translated from the coding sequence ATGGCCGCGTTGGACCTCACGACCCACCCCGGGCATCTGGCCCGGCGGCTGCAGCAGGCGCACTACCTCCTGTGGAACACGATGGTCTCCGAGGACACCACATCGCCGCAGTTCGCGGTCCTGAACGCGCTCGTCGCCGAGCCGGGACTGGACCAGCGCACCGTGGGGGAGCGGGTCGGTCTCGACCGGTCGACCATCGCCGAGGTCATCAGCAGGCTCGGCCGCCGTGGGCTGCTGGACAAGGTGCGCGACCCGCGGGACGGCCGCCGTTTCCTGCTCCGCCTCACCGATGACGGCCTGCGCACCCACCGCAAGCTGGCCGTGCGCACGGCCCGGATGAACCAGGTCTTCCTCGCGCCGCTCTCCGCCGAGGAACAGGCCCAGTTCTTCGACGTCATCCGCAGGGTCTCGGACGCGGCGGAAGGGCTGCGCAACCCGGCGGAGCCCGTGACCGCCCAGAACTGA
- a CDS encoding DUF3048 domain-containing protein encodes MTDTSRSRRTGRRAGRVRPSAAVALSAAALAAALTVSLAAGCTSSHETSRPDDGRSASQSPGPTGPGTGSVLAVKIDNAPEARPQTGLDAADVVYAEQVEGGLSRLMAVYATRLPAAVGPVRSARESDLELLRQFDRPVLAFSGAQGKLLPLIDRAPLDAVTPEKASGAYYRGTDRAAPHNLYLRPSRLLPAAPGAAALTTGFRHGAAPAGGRAERSQTVRYPAAGFTFTWSASRARWLVSMDGTPSVTATGQPVAPATVVVQYVTVRASRFHDFLGNNTPYTETVGAGKAEVLRDGRVFDVNWKRATATDGTDFTADDGKPVAFAEGQVWVVFVKAP; translated from the coding sequence ATGACGGACACAAGTCGTTCGAGACGCACGGGGCGGCGCGCGGGGCGCGTCCGGCCGTCGGCTGCCGTCGCGCTGTCGGCAGCGGCGCTGGCCGCCGCCCTGACGGTCTCGCTCGCCGCGGGCTGCACCTCCTCCCACGAGACCTCCCGGCCCGACGACGGCCGGAGCGCGTCGCAGAGCCCCGGTCCGACCGGCCCCGGCACCGGCTCGGTGCTCGCCGTGAAGATCGACAACGCGCCGGAAGCCCGACCGCAGACCGGCCTCGACGCGGCGGACGTCGTGTACGCCGAGCAGGTCGAGGGCGGGCTGAGCCGGCTGATGGCCGTGTACGCGACGAGGCTGCCGGCCGCCGTCGGCCCGGTGCGCAGCGCCCGCGAGTCCGATCTGGAGCTGCTGCGCCAGTTCGACCGGCCGGTGCTGGCGTTCTCCGGGGCGCAGGGCAAGCTGCTGCCGCTGATCGACCGGGCGCCGCTGGACGCCGTCACACCCGAGAAGGCGTCCGGCGCCTACTACCGCGGCACGGACCGGGCCGCTCCGCACAACCTGTACCTGCGGCCGAGCCGGCTGCTGCCCGCCGCGCCGGGCGCCGCCGCGCTGACCACGGGCTTCCGTCACGGCGCCGCGCCCGCCGGCGGCAGGGCGGAGCGCTCACAGACCGTGCGCTACCCGGCGGCTGGCTTCACCTTCACCTGGTCCGCGAGCCGGGCACGCTGGCTGGTCTCGATGGACGGCACACCGAGTGTGACGGCCACCGGGCAGCCGGTGGCGCCGGCCACGGTGGTGGTGCAGTACGTGACGGTGCGCGCGTCGCGTTTCCACGACTTCCTCGGCAACAACACGCCGTACACCGAGACGGTGGGGGCGGGCAAGGCCGAGGTGCTGCGCGACGGACGCGTCTTCGACGTGAACTGGAAGCGGGCGACGGCCACGGACGGCACGGACTTCACCGCCGACGACGGAAAGCCCGTCGCTTTCGCCGAGGGCCAGGTGTGGGTCGTGTTCGTGAAGGCGCCGTAG
- the pcaH gene encoding protocatechuate 3,4-dioxygenase subunit beta, whose protein sequence is MTLTQADIDQEIAAEHAAYEKRRADGAPVEHQPRRDYAPYRSSVLRHPKQPPVAIDVSKDPELVELASPAFGERDITEIDNDLTRQHNGEPIGERITVSGRLLDRDGRPVRGQLVEIWQANSAGRYAHQREQHDAPLDPNFTGVGRTLTDDSGFYRFTTVQPGPYPWRQHVNAWRPAHIHFSLFGTAFTQRLVTQMYFPSDPLFPYDPIIQSVTDDAARQRLIATYDHNLSVPEFSMGYHWDIVLDGPHATWIEEGR, encoded by the coding sequence ATGACTCTCACTCAAGCCGACATCGACCAGGAGATCGCGGCCGAGCACGCCGCGTACGAGAAGCGACGCGCCGACGGTGCGCCCGTCGAGCACCAGCCGCGCCGCGACTACGCGCCGTACCGTTCCTCCGTCCTGCGCCACCCCAAGCAGCCGCCCGTCGCGATCGACGTCAGCAAGGACCCGGAGCTGGTGGAGCTGGCCTCCCCCGCCTTCGGCGAGCGGGACATCACCGAGATCGACAACGACCTCACCCGGCAGCACAACGGCGAGCCGATCGGTGAACGGATCACGGTTTCCGGCCGGTTGCTGGACCGCGACGGACGTCCGGTCCGCGGCCAGCTGGTCGAGATCTGGCAGGCCAACTCGGCCGGCCGCTATGCGCACCAGCGCGAGCAGCACGACGCCCCGCTGGACCCGAACTTCACGGGAGTCGGCCGCACACTGACCGACGACAGCGGTTTCTACCGTTTCACCACCGTCCAGCCGGGCCCCTACCCCTGGCGTCAGCACGTCAACGCCTGGCGGCCGGCCCACATCCACTTCTCGCTGTTCGGCACGGCGTTCACCCAGCGGCTCGTGACGCAGATGTACTTCCCGAGCGACCCGCTGTTCCCGTACGACCCGATCATCCAGTCGGTGACGGACGACGCCGCCCGGCAGCGGCTGATCGCGACGTACGACCACAACCTGTCGGTGCCCGAGTTCTCGATGGGCTACCACTGGGACATCGTGCTCGACGGGCCGCACGCCACCTGGATCGAAGAAGGGCGCTGA
- the pcaG gene encoding protocatechuate 3,4-dioxygenase subunit alpha — translation MTKIDTSRPETVLPTPSHTVGPFYGHALPFPGGGDIAPVGHPDTIALQGYVYDGEGNPLPDAFVELWGADPEGNLPQVDGSMRRDASSGGFLGRNGVEFTGWGRVQTEAGGHWSARTLRPGARGRSAPYLSVCVFARGLLVHLFTRIYLPGDDAALAADPLLKQLDPARRATLIAQDGPLGTYRFDIRLQGEGETVFLEFQ, via the coding sequence ATGACGAAGATCGACACGAGCCGTCCGGAGACCGTGCTGCCCACGCCGTCGCACACGGTGGGCCCCTTCTACGGTCATGCGCTGCCGTTCCCCGGCGGCGGAGACATCGCCCCGGTCGGCCACCCGGACACCATCGCGCTGCAGGGATATGTGTACGACGGCGAGGGCAACCCGTTGCCGGACGCGTTTGTGGAGCTGTGGGGCGCGGACCCCGAGGGCAACCTCCCCCAGGTCGACGGCTCGATGCGGCGGGATGCGTCGAGCGGCGGTTTCCTGGGCCGCAACGGCGTCGAGTTCACCGGCTGGGGACGCGTCCAGACGGAGGCGGGCGGCCACTGGTCGGCGCGGACGCTGCGGCCGGGCGCGCGCGGGCGCAGCGCCCCGTACCTGAGTGTGTGCGTGTTCGCGCGCGGGCTGCTGGTGCACCTGTTCACCCGGATCTACCTGCCCGGCGACGACGCGGCGCTCGCCGCCGATCCGCTGCTGAAGCAGCTGGACCCGGCGCGCCGCGCCACACTGATCGCCCAGGACGGCCCGCTGGGCACCTACCGTTTCGACATCCGCCTTCAGGGCGAGGGCGAAACGGTCTTCCTGGAGTTCCAGTGA
- the pcaDC gene encoding bifunctional 3-oxoadipate enol-lactonase/4-carboxymuconolactone decarboxylase PcaDC: protein MTQKLLNHRAEGPTSAPPLLLGPSLGTSYALWDKVAPELSVTHRVVRWDLPGHGGSAADLIGPGATVGDLAELVLALADSLGLERFAYAGVSLGGAVGLHLALHHPERLSSLAMICSSAHFNGSKPWEERAALVRREGLAGLAENANARWFTPGFTVPELIADHRDADPEAYAACCDALSTFDLRERLPEIAVRTLLIAGRHDPATPPAHLREIADAVPGAALVELPGASHLAPAQCPEAVLTALRAHLDGGAKRGMQVRREVLGDAHVDRAQAGQDAFTARYQDFISRYAWGEIWTDPTLSRRERSMITLTALVAHGHYDELAMHVRAARRNGLTPDEIGAVLLQTAVYCGVPAANSAFATAQRVLAEEHGTG, encoded by the coding sequence TTGACACAGAAACTGCTCAACCACCGTGCCGAGGGCCCGACTTCCGCGCCCCCGCTGCTGCTCGGCCCCTCGCTGGGCACCTCGTACGCCCTGTGGGACAAGGTGGCGCCGGAGCTGTCCGTCACGCATCGGGTGGTCCGCTGGGACCTGCCGGGGCACGGAGGTTCGGCGGCCGACCTGATCGGTCCCGGGGCCACCGTCGGCGATCTCGCCGAACTGGTGCTGGCGCTCGCCGACTCCCTCGGCCTGGAGCGGTTCGCGTACGCGGGCGTCTCCCTGGGCGGCGCGGTGGGTCTGCACCTGGCGCTGCACCACCCCGAACGCCTCTCGTCGCTGGCGATGATCTGCTCCTCGGCCCACTTCAACGGGTCGAAGCCGTGGGAGGAGCGAGCCGCGCTGGTGCGCAGGGAGGGTCTGGCGGGGCTCGCCGAGAACGCGAACGCCCGTTGGTTCACACCGGGGTTCACCGTGCCGGAGCTGATCGCCGACCACCGTGACGCGGACCCGGAGGCCTACGCCGCGTGCTGTGACGCGCTGAGCACGTTCGACCTGCGCGAGCGGCTGCCGGAGATCGCCGTACGGACGCTGCTGATCGCCGGACGCCATGATCCGGCGACGCCGCCCGCGCATCTGCGGGAGATCGCGGACGCGGTGCCGGGTGCGGCGCTGGTCGAGCTGCCGGGGGCCTCGCATCTCGCGCCCGCCCAGTGTCCCGAGGCCGTGCTGACCGCGCTGCGGGCACATCTCGACGGCGGGGCGAAGCGGGGCATGCAGGTGCGGCGAGAGGTGCTCGGGGACGCGCATGTGGACCGGGCGCAGGCCGGGCAGGACGCGTTCACCGCGCGCTACCAGGACTTCATCTCGCGCTATGCCTGGGGTGAGATCTGGACCGACCCGACGCTCAGCCGCCGCGAGCGCAGCATGATCACACTGACCGCGCTGGTGGCGCACGGCCACTACGACGAGTTGGCCATGCACGTGCGAGCGGCCCGGCGCAACGGGCTCACGCCGGACGAGATCGGCGCGGTCCTGCTGCAGACGGCCGTCTACTGCGGGGTCCCGGCGGCGAACTCGGCCTTCGCGACGGCCCAGCGGGTGCTCGCGGAGGAGCACGGGACCGGCTGA
- a CDS encoding zinc-dependent alcohol dehydrogenase has product MRAVTWQGKRDVRVDTVPDPTIQEPTDAVIRITSSGLCGSDLHLYEVLTPFMTPGDILGHEPLGIVEAVGAGVPDLKAGDRVVVPFQIACGNCWMCLNALPTQCETTQVTGEGMGAALFGYTRLYGAVPGAQAEYLRVPQAQFGPIKVPEGPPDDRYVYLSDVLPTAWQAVAYADVPQGGSVAVFGLGPIGDMACRVAQVRGAGRVFGIDLVGDRLRRARARGIETYDLRSFDSEKELVTAIRDETDGRGPDAVIDAVGTEAHGSAAARMIQNASALLPRKLSGPLAERFSVDRLAALHTAIELVRRGGTLSLVGVYGGTADPLPMLTLFDKQLQIRMGQANVRRWSDDILPYLTDEDPLGVDDFATHRLPLEDAPHAYEMFQRKQDGAVKVLMTP; this is encoded by the coding sequence ATGAGGGCAGTGACCTGGCAGGGCAAGCGCGACGTACGGGTGGACACCGTGCCCGACCCGACGATCCAGGAGCCGACGGACGCCGTCATCCGCATCACGTCCAGCGGCCTGTGCGGCTCCGATCTGCACCTGTACGAGGTGCTCACCCCGTTCATGACCCCGGGCGACATCCTCGGCCACGAGCCCTTGGGCATCGTCGAGGCGGTCGGCGCCGGGGTGCCCGACCTCAAGGCCGGCGACCGGGTGGTGGTGCCGTTCCAGATCGCCTGCGGCAACTGCTGGATGTGTCTGAACGCGCTGCCCACCCAGTGCGAGACCACCCAGGTCACCGGCGAGGGCATGGGCGCCGCCCTGTTCGGCTATACCCGCCTCTACGGCGCGGTGCCCGGCGCCCAGGCCGAGTATCTGCGCGTGCCACAGGCCCAGTTCGGGCCCATCAAGGTGCCGGAGGGGCCGCCCGACGACCGTTACGTCTACCTCTCCGACGTCCTGCCCACCGCCTGGCAGGCGGTCGCCTACGCGGACGTCCCGCAGGGCGGCAGCGTCGCCGTGTTCGGCCTCGGCCCCATCGGCGACATGGCCTGCCGGGTTGCCCAGGTGCGCGGCGCGGGCCGGGTCTTCGGCATCGACCTGGTGGGCGACCGGCTGCGCCGGGCCCGCGCGCGGGGCATCGAGACGTACGACCTGAGGAGCTTCGACAGCGAGAAGGAACTGGTCACCGCGATCCGCGACGAGACCGACGGCCGCGGCCCCGACGCCGTGATCGACGCCGTCGGCACCGAGGCGCACGGCAGCGCGGCCGCTCGCATGATCCAGAACGCCTCCGCCCTGCTGCCGCGGAAACTGAGCGGACCGCTTGCGGAACGCTTCAGCGTCGACCGCCTGGCCGCCCTGCACACCGCCATCGAGCTGGTGCGTCGCGGCGGGACCCTCTCCCTGGTCGGCGTCTACGGCGGCACGGCCGACCCGCTGCCGATGCTCACCCTGTTCGACAAGCAGCTCCAGATCCGCATGGGCCAGGCCAATGTGCGCCGCTGGAGCGACGACATCCTGCCGTACCTCACCGACGAGGACCCCCTCGGCGTCGACGACTTCGCCACCCACCGCCTGCCGCTCGAGGACGCCCCGCACGCGTACGAGATGTTCCAGCGCAAGCAGGACGGCGCGGTGAAGGTCCTGATGACGCCGTGA
- a CDS encoding ATP-dependent DNA ligase, with product MDLPVMPPVKPMLAKSVTAIPPGMQYEAKWDGFRAIAFRDGDEVELGSRTGKPLTRYFPELVEALRERVPERCVLDGEIVIAREGRLDFDALTERIHPADSRVRTLAERTPASFVAFDLLALADKALLDVPLSDRRDLLTRALAGVTPPVHVAPATTDVEVARQWFEEYEGAGLDGVIAKPLTLRYLQDERAMFKVKHERTADVVVAGYRFHKSGPIVGSLLLGLYDDRGALQHVGVSAAFPMKRRAELVEELEPLRMEDAAGHPWAAWSQEAAHETARLPGAPSRWSGKKDLSWVPLRPERVAEVAYDHMENGARFRHTARFRRWRPDRTPQSCTYAQLEEPVRYDLSEILGPPPKS from the coding sequence ATGGATCTGCCGGTGATGCCACCCGTGAAGCCGATGCTCGCCAAGTCGGTGACGGCGATTCCGCCGGGCATGCAGTACGAGGCGAAGTGGGACGGCTTCCGGGCGATCGCGTTCCGCGACGGGGACGAGGTCGAGCTGGGCAGCCGTACCGGGAAACCGCTTACCAGGTATTTCCCCGAGCTGGTGGAGGCGCTGCGGGAGCGGGTGCCGGAGCGCTGTGTGCTGGACGGGGAGATCGTGATCGCGCGGGAGGGCCGACTCGACTTCGACGCGCTCACGGAGCGCATCCACCCGGCGGACTCCCGGGTGCGCACGCTGGCCGAGCGGACCCCGGCGTCCTTCGTCGCGTTCGACCTTCTGGCGCTGGCCGACAAGGCGCTGCTCGACGTGCCCCTGAGCGACCGGCGGGACCTGCTGACCAGGGCGCTGGCCGGGGTCACCCCACCCGTGCACGTGGCGCCGGCGACGACCGACGTCGAGGTGGCCCGGCAGTGGTTCGAGGAGTACGAGGGCGCGGGCCTGGACGGCGTGATCGCGAAACCGCTCACCCTGCGTTACCTCCAGGACGAGCGTGCCATGTTCAAGGTCAAGCACGAGCGCACCGCGGACGTCGTGGTCGCCGGATACCGCTTCCACAAGAGCGGGCCGATCGTGGGCTCGCTGCTGTTGGGCCTGTACGACGACCGGGGCGCGCTGCAGCACGTGGGCGTGTCCGCCGCGTTCCCGATGAAACGCCGGGCGGAGCTGGTCGAGGAGCTGGAGCCGCTGCGCATGGAGGACGCGGCGGGCCATCCGTGGGCGGCCTGGTCGCAGGAGGCCGCGCACGAGACGGCCCGGCTGCCGGGGGCGCCGAGCCGCTGGTCGGGCAAGAAGGACCTGTCCTGGGTGCCGCTGCGGCCCGAACGGGTGGCCGAGGTGGCGTACGACCACATGGAGAACGGGGCACGGTTCCGGCACACGGCCCGCTTCCGTCGCTGGCGTCCGGACCGCACCCCGCAGAGTTGCACGTACGCGCAGTTGGAGGAACCGGTGCGCTACGACCTGTCGGAAATCCTGGGGCCGCCGCCGAAGAGCTGA